From Gemmatimonadaceae bacterium:
GACCGTTGTCCTCGAGCTCGAGAACGGAACGGCTCGGCGCATTCCGTTGGCTGCAATCAAGGAGGCGCGGCTGGCGTTTCATCTGTAATTCGATGGTGCACGGTACCCGTCGGCGCTCGTCGCCGTGGGAGACATTCACGAGGAGTCCTGGATGGTCAGCTCGACGGAAATCTTGTCCGCGTTTCGCGAAGTATCGAACACCAAGCAGCTCGATCGCGCGGAACTGTACGCGTTGCTCCAGGACGGAATCCTCGCCGCCCTCGCCAAGAAGTACGGCCCAAACGTTCACGCCGAGGTCGAGATCGACGACGGCAAGGGCGACATCAGGATCGTGCTCCTGAAAACCGTCGTTGAAGCGGTCGAAGACTCGAGCAACCAAATCTCCCTGGAAGACGCCAAGGCGTTCGACCAGAGCTTCGAGCCCGGCGACGTCATGGAAGAGCCCATCGACTTCGCCGTTTTCGGCCGCGCCGCCGTGCAGGCGGCCAAGCAGCGCATCATCCAGCGCGTCCGCGAGGGTGAGCGCACGCGCATCCGCGACGAGTTTGCGACCCGTGTGGGCGATCTGCTGTCCGGCGAGATCCAACAGATCGAGCGCGGCAAGCTCGTCGTCATGCTGAACAAGTTCCGCGAAGCGGAAGCGATCATTCCGTACCGCGAGCAGAATCACCGCGAGCACTTCCACCAGGGCGAACCGATTCGCGCGGTGCTCAAGCGCGTCGAAGAGACGCCCAAGGGGCCGCGCCTCGTGCTGAGCCGCGGAGACCCGCTCTTCGTGAAGGCGCTGTTCAAGCTCGAGGTGCCCGAGATTCAGCAGAACATCGTGGAAATCCGGGCTGCTGCCCGCGAAGTGGGCAGCAGGACAAAAATCGCGGTGTTCTCGCGTGACGATTCCATCGATCCGGTGGGCGCATGCGTCGGCCTCAAGGGCTCGCGCGTGCAGGCCGTGGTCAACGAGCTGAATGGCGAACGGATCGACATCGTGCCGTGGTCCCCGGACCCGGAACGCTTCGCCAAGCTGGCGCTCGCTCCGGCCAAGGTCGCGCGCGTCTTCAGCGACCCGAGCACGAAGACGATCCAGGCCGTCGTCGACGAAGACCAGCTGTCGCTCGCCATAGGCCGCAACGGCCAGAACGTTCGACTCGCGTCCGAGCTCACCGGATGGAAGATCGACCTCTACTCCAGCCGTGAGTGGCTGGAGCGCGGCGGCGAAGGCCAGATCTTCGCTCCGCTGCCGGGCGAGACGGAGGAAATGGCCGACGTTCGGTTGACCGACATCGCGGGGATGCCGCCGGCGACGGTCGCCGTCCTCGCCGAGGCCGGCTATCGCACGCTCAACGACATCATCGACCTCGAGCGCGAGGACTTTCTCAAGCTCCCCGGCATCGCGCCGGAAGAGGCCGATCGCATCATGGCGCTCATCGACGAGCTCACGACCGAAGACGGAGAATCCCGCGGCGATGAAGCGGGCGGAACAGGAGGAGAAGGGAACACGGCTGCGTGACCGCTGACGCCGAGATCGCGACGCGGGTTTTCCGCCTGCTGGGGCTCGGCGTACGCAGTCGCGGGGCCATTGTTGGAGTCAAACAAGTACGTGAAGCCGCGAGGCGAAACACGTTGATTTTCGCGGTGGTAGCAAGTGACGCCTCGGCCAACAGCAGAGACAAGATCGTCCCGCTGCTGCAGGCTCGGCGAGTTAACTTTATGGAAGTACCTTCCGCTGCGGCGCTTGGCGCCGCCGTCGGCCGGGATCAGACGGCCGTCGTTGGCATCATTGATCGGCAGTTGGCTGCCGGCGTTCGGGCGTTGGCTTCGGCCGGCGCGCCCCGAACCGGT
This genomic window contains:
- the nusA gene encoding transcription termination factor NusA; this encodes MVSSTEILSAFREVSNTKQLDRAELYALLQDGILAALAKKYGPNVHAEVEIDDGKGDIRIVLLKTVVEAVEDSSNQISLEDAKAFDQSFEPGDVMEEPIDFAVFGRAAVQAAKQRIIQRVREGERTRIRDEFATRVGDLLSGEIQQIERGKLVVMLNKFREAEAIIPYREQNHREHFHQGEPIRAVLKRVEETPKGPRLVLSRGDPLFVKALFKLEVPEIQQNIVEIRAAAREVGSRTKIAVFSRDDSIDPVGACVGLKGSRVQAVVNELNGERIDIVPWSPDPERFAKLALAPAKVARVFSDPSTKTIQAVVDEDQLSLAIGRNGQNVRLASELTGWKIDLYSSREWLERGGEGQIFAPLPGETEEMADVRLTDIAGMPPATVAVLAEAGYRTLNDIIDLEREDFLKLPGIAPEEADRIMALIDELTTEDGESRGDEAGGTGGEGNTAA
- a CDS encoding ribosomal L7Ae/L30e/S12e/Gadd45 family protein, whose translation is MTADAEIATRVFRLLGLGVRSRGAIVGVKQVREAARRNTLIFAVVASDASANSRDKIVPLLQARRVNFMEVPSAAALGAAVGRDQTAVVGIIDRQLAAGVRALASAGAPRTGQEDV